The genomic region GGTATTCATAGGAAACGGTTCGACGCCGACCGGGATTAGAGTTCTTATTCTTCCGATGCCGACAGGCTTTTTATGTGTTTTTTCGCCATGGCGGCTTCTGGTGACTCAGGGAACGCTTCAATCAGCGATTCGAAAAAGAGACTCGCCTCGTTCGGTTTCCCTATTTCCATAAGCGCGAGCCCCTGATTGAGTTGGCAAAGAGGGATTTTGGGACTGGCGGGCCAGGTTTCGATTATGTTCTGGTATTCGAGTATGGCTTCCTCGTAAAGCTTTTCCTTGAAGTAGGAATCGGCGATCAGAAACATCGCGTCTGAAGCCTTATCGCCCCTTGGGTCGTCGGCCAGATAGTCTCTAAGCAGCGCTCTCGCGGTTCCGTAATTTCCGTTGTCAAACTCCTTCCGTCCCATATCGTAGTTCTTTCTTGAGACTTTCTCCGCGGTAGGGGTTTCGGCCGGAGCAGCTTCAGGTTCGGCTGTCGGGGTCTCAGAAGGTGTTTGGGGCGCAGCGGCGGGCGGCGTCTGTGGTACGGGGGCTGTCTGTTGAGGTGCGGGAATTGTTTTCATCGACAGTTTGCTTTCTATTTTCTTGAAGCGTTCTTCATTCTGCGCGTGCATTTCCGCTATCATCTGTTCCAGTTCCAGAAGCTTGTTTTCAAGTTCGAAAGCCTTTTCGTTGAGATCAAGGATGTTCTCTTCTTTCTTTACTTCAGCTTTCAGCCAGTCGATATCCTTCTGCGTCTTTTTCAGGGTTGTCTCGATTTCCCTTTGCCTCGAGTAAAGAAAGTCCGTGTCCCCTTCCGTCGCCACGCACCCGTACATAAATATGGAGCAGAACGATATCGCTACGGCAAGAATTTTTCTTCTCATTGGTTATCTGGAGAATTGCTTTCTGAAGGGCTGTCAGCTGAGAGGGCTATGAAGTGTCCCCGCCTGTTGCGGCCGTAGGCCTCTTCCGATGTCCCTTCCTGCCATATTTCCGTTTCTCCCTTGCTGATGGAATGTAGCATCTCGGGAGACATTCCTTTTCCGATCATATACTTCTTGATCTCATCCGCTCTTTTCTTTCC from Candidatus Dadabacteria bacterium harbors:
- a CDS encoding tetratricopeptide repeat protein translates to MRRKILAVAISFCSIFMYGCVATEGDTDFLYSRQREIETTLKKTQKDIDWLKAEVKKEENILDLNEKAFELENKLLELEQMIAEMHAQNEERFKKIESKLSMKTIPAPQQTAPVPQTPPAAAPQTPSETPTAEPEAAPAETPTAEKVSRKNYDMGRKEFDNGNYGTARALLRDYLADDPRGDKASDAMFLIADSYFKEKLYEEAILEYQNIIETWPASPKIPLCQLNQGLALMEIGKPNEASLFFESLIEAFPESPEAAMAKKHIKSLSASEE